In Paroedura picta isolate Pp20150507F chromosome 12, Ppicta_v3.0, whole genome shotgun sequence, one DNA window encodes the following:
- the TNFSF15 gene encoding tumor necrosis factor ligand superfamily member 15 yields the protein MDRAADIPLQGSPPWPARHRCKRDSRGQLFGCLLAFCLLAVFMLALPVAYLLSKHLGEPPACKAEEKAFRMPEFQKQIGTPPATELKPWAHLTVSAPHELKCVPGFPSLLWKDDQTLQSSPKVKIHYENGFLVISKPGDYFVYAQVTFQNQITEKDNCSSGKVTRVTQTISTSSSRYPVPVELLRSSRTVGEIQNWKHAIYLGAIVHLQENDTLFVNVSSAKLVNNKHGETFFGAFLI from the exons ATGGACAGGGCTGCAGAcatccccctgcaaggcagccCGCCCTGGCCGGCCAGGCACCGCTGCAAGCGGGACAGCCGGGGACAGCTCTTCGGCTGCCTCCTGGCCTTTTGCCTGCTGGCTGTCTTCATGCTGGCTTTGCCCGTCGCTTACCTGCTGTCCAAACACCTCGGGGAGCCGCCAGCTTGCAAGGCAGAG gagaaagCTTTCAGGATGCCTGaattccagaaacaaattgggacTCCTCCTG CTACAGAATTGAAGCCATGGGCCCACTTGACAG TGTCAGCCCCACATGAATTAAAATGTGTGCCAGGATTCCCATCCCTCCTGTGGAAAGATGACCAAACACTGCAGTCTAGTCCTAAAGTCAAGATACATTACGAGAATGGATTCCTGGTGATCTCAAAGCCCGGGGATTACTTTGTGTACGCTCAGGTTACTTTCCAAAATCAAATTACAGAGAAGGATAATTGTAGCTCGGGCAAGGTTACCCGCGTAACACAGACAATCTCAACATCCTCAAGCCGTTACCCTGTTCCAGTCGAGCTACTGAGAAGTAGCCGTACCGTTGGTGAGATACAGAACTGGAAACATGCAATTTATTTGGGGGCAATTGTCCATCTACAAGAAAACGACACCTTGTTTGTGAATGTCAGCAGCGCTAAACTGGTGAATAACAAACACGGGGAAACCTTCTTTGGTGCTTTCTTAATCTAG